In Pelosinus sp. IPA-1, a single genomic region encodes these proteins:
- a CDS encoding cobalt-precorrin 5A hydrolase, with product MKLAIISVTNQGALLGNNLAEKLSKLGKSVDIFAKVGRNPLRHNTYDLLSTLMHSVFSQYDGFIFIMATGIVVRVIAPYIIDKRVDPAIVVMDDSGKHAISLLSGHIGGANELTTLIGGLVGAEPVITTATDIANKPAADMLAVKLKLKIEPFKQLKTINAAIVNGDNVLFFIDKTISHQEFYYQEAAKLGIELIDLSNIGSNEFDAAVIISDQVLSLSITHLYLRPATLAVGIGCRRNTTSEEILAAVTDACGRIGRSINSIAIIGSSVIKQNEPGLLSVIQQFAVPSVFFVNEQLEKCIEENQLEVSTFVKKEIGVGNVCAAAAILAGQTNKLLLPKTKYKNVTVSIAQVK from the coding sequence ATGAAACTGGCAATTATCTCTGTGACGAATCAAGGTGCACTACTCGGTAATAATCTAGCAGAGAAACTAAGTAAATTAGGAAAAAGCGTAGATATTTTTGCTAAAGTTGGACGCAATCCACTACGCCACAATACCTATGACTTGCTAAGTACCCTGATGCATAGCGTTTTTTCTCAATACGATGGGTTTATTTTCATAATGGCGACAGGTATTGTAGTTAGGGTTATTGCCCCTTATATTATTGACAAACGAGTTGATCCAGCAATCGTCGTTATGGACGATAGTGGTAAACATGCAATTAGTTTATTATCAGGGCATATTGGTGGTGCAAATGAGCTAACCACATTAATTGGTGGATTAGTAGGTGCCGAGCCAGTTATAACTACTGCTACTGATATTGCTAATAAACCTGCAGCAGATATGTTAGCAGTAAAACTTAAATTAAAAATAGAACCTTTTAAACAATTAAAAACGATTAATGCAGCAATAGTTAATGGTGATAATGTACTATTTTTTATTGATAAAACAATATCACATCAGGAGTTTTATTATCAAGAAGCCGCTAAGTTAGGGATCGAATTAATAGATTTATCCAACATAGGTAGTAATGAGTTTGATGCTGCCGTTATTATTTCAGATCAAGTATTGTCCCTAAGTATCACTCACTTATATTTGCGGCCAGCAACACTTGCCGTTGGTATCGGTTGTAGACGAAACACAACTAGTGAAGAAATTTTAGCAGCAGTCACTGATGCTTGTGGCCGAATTGGACGTAGTATAAATAGTATTGCCATCATTGGCAGCAGTGTTATAAAACAAAATGAACCAGGTTTATTATCTGTAATACAGCAATTTGCTGTACCCAGTGTATTTTTTGTCAACGAACAATTAGAAAAATGTATTGAAGAGAATCAACTTGAGGTATCAACTTTCGTTAAAAAAGAGATAGGAGTGGGAAATGTATGTGCAGCAGCAGCAATATTAGCGGGGCAGACGAACAAGCTTCTTCTTCCCAAAACAAAATACAAGAATGTAACGGTGTCAATTGCCCAGGTAAAATAG
- the cbiT gene encoding precorrin-6Y C5,15-methyltransferase (decarboxylating) subunit CbiT, with the protein MSYFPGIKDEDFIRGDIPMTKQEVRILVLTKAKICPTDTIIDIGAGTGSLSIEAALQASSGKVYAIERHPEGAQLIRSNAIHFGADNIEVISGSAPEALQGLPVADVIFIGGSGGHLQEILAQSNSLLKPNGRLVITAITIETLYDALHSMQAKPEFTVEAFGMQVTRIKQVKSSNMLQALNPIYIITCTKGI; encoded by the coding sequence ATGAGCTATTTTCCAGGTATTAAGGATGAGGACTTTATTCGTGGTGATATTCCGATGACGAAGCAAGAAGTTCGTATTTTAGTTCTTACTAAAGCGAAGATTTGTCCTACTGACACTATTATAGACATTGGGGCCGGGACTGGCTCTCTCTCAATTGAGGCGGCCTTACAAGCTAGTAGTGGTAAAGTATATGCGATTGAACGGCATCCAGAAGGAGCTCAACTAATTCGTTCTAATGCAATACATTTTGGCGCAGATAATATCGAAGTCATCTCAGGTTCCGCACCGGAGGCATTGCAGGGGCTTCCCGTTGCCGATGTAATCTTTATTGGCGGAAGCGGTGGTCACTTACAAGAAATTCTAGCACAAAGTAATAGTTTACTTAAACCAAATGGCAGATTAGTTATCACAGCTATTACTATAGAAACATTATATGATGCTTTACATAGTATGCAGGCTAAACCTGAATTTACGGTAGAAGCTTTTGGTATGCAAGTAACACGTATAAAACAGGTGAAAAGCAGTAATATGTTGCAAGCATTAAATCCAATCTATATCATTACATGTACTAAAGGTATATAA
- the cobK gene encoding precorrin-6A reductase has product MILVLAGTKDGRDLVNLLINYDYEVMASVFSDYGRELIDLGVPVHTGPLDSNGFTTLIHTNKITMIVDASHPYAVNVSENAMKACQATTIAYVRYERPSAALPNYDGLHIVHDYAEAAQVAGSLGKTIFLTTGSRHLKIFKNSTFLHKHRLIARVLPEPGVLTECLELGFTPRDIVAIQGPFSHELNVALFEEYHAEVIVTKNSGEIGGSDTKITAAMELHLPLVVIDRPIIQYNNVVYDVTEVIKFIREVY; this is encoded by the coding sequence ATGATTTTAGTCCTTGCCGGAACAAAAGATGGGCGAGATCTAGTTAACTTATTGATAAACTATGATTACGAAGTGATGGCTTCTGTTTTTAGTGATTATGGTCGAGAATTGATTGACCTTGGGGTGCCAGTTCATACTGGTCCCCTTGATTCAAATGGATTTACTACTTTGATTCACACTAACAAGATTACTATGATTGTAGATGCTAGTCATCCTTATGCTGTTAATGTTTCTGAGAATGCTATGAAGGCATGCCAAGCTACAACGATAGCTTATGTCAGGTATGAACGCCCAAGTGCTGCATTGCCCAATTATGATGGTTTACACATTGTTCATGATTATGCAGAAGCAGCGCAAGTGGCAGGATCTTTGGGTAAAACTATATTTCTTACCACCGGTAGTCGTCATTTAAAAATATTTAAAAATTCAACATTTTTGCACAAACATAGATTAATCGCCCGTGTGCTACCGGAACCAGGCGTCTTAACAGAATGCTTAGAATTGGGTTTCACGCCGCGAGATATAGTAGCAATACAAGGTCCCTTCTCTCACGAACTTAATGTGGCCCTATTTGAGGAATATCATGCAGAAGTAATCGTCACTAAAAATAGTGGAGAAATTGGTGGTAGTGATACTAAAATCACAGCTGCAATGGAATTACATTTGCCTTTGGTCGTAATTGATAGACCTATCATTCAGTATAACAACGTAGTTTATGATGTTACCGAAGTTATCAAATTTATTAGGGAGGTCTACTAA
- the cobJ gene encoding precorrin-3B C(17)-methyltransferase, whose product MLDMSPRARESIENADVIVGYNTYVTLVSELLTNKKIIGTGMMQEIERCQSAVDQALAGKNVAVISSGDPGIYGMAGLILELVMKYDSDIRPEVNVIPGISAVGASAAILGAPLMHDFAVISLSDLLTPWDVIRKRVEMAAEADFVIALYNPKSKRRTSQIREVREIVLKHRKTSTPVGIVHHATREGENMAISTLNEFTKEFIDMFSLVIIGNSQTYVQDNRMITPRGYKL is encoded by the coding sequence TTGCTTGATATGAGTCCTAGAGCTAGAGAAAGCATAGAAAATGCCGATGTAATTGTTGGTTACAATACTTACGTTACGCTTGTCTCTGAATTACTAACTAATAAAAAAATTATTGGTACAGGTATGATGCAAGAAATTGAACGTTGCCAAAGTGCTGTAGATCAGGCACTCGCTGGCAAGAATGTAGCAGTAATTTCCAGTGGAGATCCAGGAATTTATGGTATGGCTGGTCTTATACTTGAGTTAGTAATGAAATATGATTCAGATATTCGTCCAGAGGTCAATGTTATACCTGGAATTAGTGCAGTTGGCGCTTCAGCCGCTATTCTAGGAGCACCATTAATGCATGATTTTGCTGTAATTAGTTTAAGTGATCTATTAACACCTTGGGATGTTATTAGAAAACGTGTTGAAATGGCTGCAGAAGCTGATTTTGTAATCGCTTTATATAATCCTAAGAGCAAACGTCGTACCAGCCAAATTAGAGAAGTACGTGAAATTGTATTGAAGCATCGGAAAACCTCTACACCAGTAGGTATTGTGCATCACGCTACTCGTGAAGGTGAGAATATGGCGATATCGACTTTAAATGAATTTACTAAGGAATTTATTGATATGTTTTCTCTTGTAATTATCGGAAATAGCCAAACTTACGTACAAGATAACCGTATGATTACACCACGTGGTTATAAATTATGA
- the cobM gene encoding precorrin-4 C(11)-methyltransferase, translating to MHVSFVGAGPGDPELITVKGQRLLGEADVIIYAGSLVNPALLALAKQGASIYNSASMTLDQVIDVIEEAASHGKKTVRLHTGDPSIYGAIQEQMDALDKKNITYDVIPGVSSFLATAAALKREYTLPDVSQTVIITRLEGRTPVPEKEKLALLASHNATMCIFLSVHMIDNVMKELIDGGYEQDTPVAIVQKASWPDQKIFRGTVSTIGKIITDAKIDRTAMIVVGRCLDSQYALSRLYAPEFGHMYRDAK from the coding sequence ATGCATGTTTCATTTGTAGGGGCAGGTCCTGGAGATCCTGAGTTAATTACGGTAAAGGGTCAACGTTTATTAGGAGAAGCCGATGTTATTATTTATGCTGGTTCCCTTGTCAATCCAGCCTTATTGGCGCTAGCTAAACAAGGTGCATCAATTTACAACAGTGCTTCTATGACCTTAGATCAAGTTATTGATGTTATCGAGGAAGCTGCCAGTCATGGCAAAAAGACAGTCCGATTACATACTGGTGACCCTAGTATTTATGGTGCGATCCAAGAACAAATGGATGCCCTAGATAAAAAAAATATTACATATGATGTAATTCCGGGTGTTAGTTCTTTCTTAGCAACAGCTGCCGCATTAAAACGTGAATATACATTACCTGATGTTTCGCAAACGGTAATCATTACACGATTAGAAGGCCGCACACCTGTACCTGAAAAAGAAAAACTAGCTCTACTGGCTAGTCACAACGCGACTATGTGTATCTTTTTAAGTGTTCATATGATTGATAATGTAATGAAAGAATTAATAGACGGTGGTTATGAACAAGACACACCTGTAGCTATTGTACAAAAAGCTTCTTGGCCGGATCAAAAAATCTTTAGAGGCACAGTATCTACAATTGGAAAAATTATAACTGACGCGAAAATCGACCGTACGGCAATGATTGTTGTTGGACGTTGCCTAGATAGTCAATATGCATTATCACGATTATATGCCCCTGAGTTTGGTCATATGTACCGGGATGCAAAATGA
- a CDS encoding precorrin-8X methylmutase: protein MQYITEPMAIEERSMEIIAPYLTSLNLKPEEIKVFSRIIHAAGDPEYSKVIEIHAEAINAGCKALEAGCDIFCDVEMVRTGINKRRLAEYGGTVNCLIGDETVASTAKELGITRSMVAMRTFGERLHGSIIAIGNAPTALFEVLNMMKNTNIRPALIIGVPVGFVGASESKDLLAETCPVPYITVRGNKGGSPIAAAITNALLYMHKR from the coding sequence ATGCAATATATAACAGAGCCGATGGCTATTGAAGAGCGCAGTATGGAAATCATTGCTCCTTACTTAACTAGTTTGAATTTAAAACCTGAAGAAATAAAGGTATTTTCACGCATTATCCACGCAGCTGGTGACCCAGAGTATTCAAAAGTTATTGAAATCCATGCGGAAGCTATTAATGCAGGATGCAAAGCATTAGAAGCAGGATGTGATATTTTTTGTGATGTAGAGATGGTTCGTACTGGTATTAATAAACGTCGTTTAGCAGAATATGGCGGAACAGTAAATTGCCTCATTGGTGATGAAACAGTAGCGTCTACTGCCAAAGAACTTGGAATCACAAGGTCTATGGTAGCTATGCGTACTTTTGGTGAACGATTGCATGGCTCTATCATTGCCATCGGTAATGCACCTACTGCTTTATTTGAAGTCTTAAATATGATGAAAAATACTAATATTCGACCTGCACTTATTATTGGTGTTCCTGTTGGCTTCGTTGGTGCCAGTGAATCAAAAGATTTATTAGCTGAAACTTGCCCTGTGCCTTACATAACAGTCCGAGGAAATAAAGGTGGTAGTCCAATTGCTGCCGCAATTACAAATGCTCTTTTATACATGCATAAAAGATAA
- a CDS encoding cobyrinate a,c-diamide synthase, producing the protein MSQINIPRIVIAGTHSGVGKTTIVTGILAVLKEKGLTIQSYKVGPDYIDPGYHQLASGKVAHNLDTWLVPTDKLVPIFAKTASDNDIVIIEGVMGLYDGGRTGISSTAAIAKILKTPVVLVIDARSVGESAAAIALGYKMYDQEVNLVGVIINRLGSQTHKSMICDALDRIGIPVLGCIYRNDALHMPERHLGLTPVTEHNASDRISELREQISSQLDINKLLEIAQSSPSLCSLEEVTNNSKKIPLNLRIGVAQDDAFSFYYPESLDVLKSLGAEIIPFSPISDNELPQVDGLLFGGGFPEMFANELAVNVSMRQSIKQACQEGMPVYAECGGFMYLTKKIVDFEGQKYDMVGAIPATCSMQSKLQTVGYVEATALTENILCDNGDILRGHEFHFSQMIIDENQKDFPWAFEFKKTRTGEVYNGGYASKNVVASYLHMHFAGNEKNALRFLSSCKLFKQKRK; encoded by the coding sequence ATGTCCCAAATTAATATTCCACGTATCGTCATTGCTGGCACTCACAGCGGTGTGGGAAAAACCACTATTGTTACAGGAATCTTAGCCGTTTTAAAAGAAAAGGGCCTTACAATACAATCCTACAAAGTCGGTCCTGATTATATTGACCCTGGTTATCATCAATTAGCAAGTGGTAAGGTTGCTCATAACTTGGATACCTGGTTAGTACCTACAGACAAGCTAGTTCCGATTTTTGCTAAAACGGCTTCTGATAATGATATTGTTATCATTGAGGGAGTCATGGGCTTATATGATGGGGGGCGCACTGGGATTAGCAGTACAGCAGCTATCGCCAAAATACTCAAAACACCAGTCGTGCTTGTTATTGATGCTAGATCAGTAGGAGAAAGTGCTGCTGCTATTGCATTAGGTTATAAGATGTATGATCAGGAAGTCAATTTAGTTGGTGTTATAATCAATCGATTAGGATCCCAAACTCATAAAAGTATGATATGTGATGCATTAGATCGAATTGGTATTCCAGTGTTAGGCTGTATTTATAGAAATGATGCTCTACATATGCCTGAAAGGCATTTAGGTTTAACACCAGTTACTGAACATAATGCTTCTGATAGGATTAGCGAATTAAGAGAACAAATTTCTTCTCAGTTAGATATTAACAAACTTCTTGAAATAGCACAGTCATCCCCTAGTTTGTGTAGCTTAGAAGAAGTAACCAATAATTCTAAAAAAATTCCACTAAATTTACGTATTGGTGTCGCGCAAGATGATGCTTTTTCTTTTTATTATCCCGAAAGTCTTGATGTCTTAAAATCTTTAGGGGCAGAAATTATACCATTTAGTCCTATAAGCGATAATGAGCTTCCGCAAGTGGATGGCCTATTATTTGGCGGTGGTTTTCCAGAAATGTTTGCTAATGAATTAGCCGTTAATGTAAGTATGAGGCAATCTATAAAGCAAGCTTGCCAAGAAGGCATGCCAGTATATGCTGAATGTGGTGGCTTTATGTATTTGACAAAAAAAATCGTTGATTTTGAAGGGCAAAAATATGATATGGTGGGAGCTATTCCAGCAACCTGTTCAATGCAATCTAAGTTACAAACAGTAGGCTATGTTGAGGCAACGGCTCTTACAGAAAATATTTTGTGTGATAATGGTGATATTCTGCGAGGGCATGAGTTTCATTTTTCACAAATGATTATTGACGAAAATCAAAAAGATTTTCCTTGGGCTTTTGAATTCAAAAAGACACGTACTGGTGAAGTATATAATGGCGGATATGCCAGCAAGAACGTAGTAGCTTCTTATTTACATATGCATTTTGCTGGTAACGAAAAGAATGCTCTCCGCTTTCTATCTTCATGTAAATTATTTAAGCAAAAAAGAAAATAA
- the cbiE gene encoding precorrin-6y C5,15-methyltransferase (decarboxylating) subunit CbiE, whose product MEHKIIVVGIGPGSPDYILPVASRIIAQADVLVGSQRALITFAPKHATVKVIDRDISGVLTFIATSLSQSDVVVMVSGDPGFYSFLATLKTKFTSECITVIPGISSMQLAFARITAIWQDALLISMHGRMANDNDLKYAPNKKLGILTDYEQDPKFIAGVLIDHGWPSNAKVWLCANLSYENEEIKQSTLNEVKMLNGFTHCVMVVEA is encoded by the coding sequence ATGGAACATAAAATAATAGTAGTAGGAATTGGACCAGGATCACCTGATTATATATTGCCAGTGGCTAGTCGCATAATTGCCCAGGCAGACGTACTAGTTGGAAGTCAGCGAGCTCTTATAACATTTGCACCTAAACATGCAACGGTTAAAGTTATCGATCGAGATATCAGTGGCGTTTTAACGTTCATCGCTACATCCCTTTCGCAAAGTGATGTAGTGGTCATGGTTTCAGGTGATCCTGGTTTTTACAGTTTCCTAGCTACTCTTAAAACTAAATTTACGTCTGAATGTATTACCGTTATCCCAGGAATAAGCTCTATGCAGTTAGCTTTCGCCCGTATAACCGCTATATGGCAAGACGCACTTCTTATTAGTATGCATGGTCGTATGGCCAATGACAATGATTTGAAATATGCACCTAACAAAAAACTTGGTATTCTCACTGATTATGAACAAGATCCAAAATTTATTGCGGGCGTACTCATAGATCATGGCTGGCCGTCAAATGCAAAAGTATGGTTGTGTGCTAATTTGTCTTATGAGAATGAAGAAATTAAACAATCAACTCTAAATGAAGTAAAAATGCTAAATGGGTTTACTCATTGTGTAATGGTGGTGGAAGCATGA